The nucleotide sequence CGCACGAGCGGCCAGACGCTGCAGGACGACTTCACCTATACGACCGAGGACTTTCTCGGCGCGCAAGGCACGGCACAGCTGCGCGTGACCATCGACGGACGCGACGATGCGCCCGTCGCGCACGACGACAGCAGCACGGCGATCGAAGCCGGCGGCGTGAACAACGGCACGCCGGGACGCGACGCCACCGGCAACGTCCTCGCCAACGATACCGATGTCGACAGCGCCGCCAACGGCGAGACGAAACAGGTCGTGAGCATCGCGAACGACGCGGGCCGCAGCGCGGAAGCAGGACAGGCGCTCGCCGGGCAATACGGCACGCTCGTCGTGAATGCGGACGGCAGCTACGACTACGCGGTCGACAACGCCAACGCGGCCGTGCAGGCGCTGCGCACGAGCGGCGACACGCTCACCGAAACGTTCGCGTACCAGATGCGCGACACGGCGGGCGCGAGTTCGCGGGCCACGCTCACGGTCACGATCCACGGCGCCGACGATACGCCCGCCCCGCATGACGACAGCAACGTCGCGAGCGATCAGACGCCCACGCCGCAGGCACGCGGCAACGTGCTCCCCAACGACGCTGATGTCGATGCGAACGATCATCTCGATGTCGCCGGCGTGCAGTCGGAAACCGGCGCCACCGCGCTGCCGGGACATGCGCTTGCGGGCCGCTACGGCACGCTCACGCTGAACGCGGACGGCACGTACACGTACGCGATCGATCTGACTAACTCGCAAGTGCTGGCCGCCGCCGGGCTTGGCCAGGTGCTCCAGGACACGTTCACCTACACCGTGAGCGACAGCGCGGGTACGACCGCGCAAGCCGCGCTGGTGATCCATCTCGACATTTCGTCGCCTTATATTCCGCCGGCGGGCGCGGGCCCGTACGGGAACCAGGCGCTCGCGACGACGGCCGATTTATATACGGAGCAGGACCTCGTGCCTGCCGTGTTCGTGACGCCCGTCGTCGAGGCGGATGCCGTGCGTTCGATAACGCGCTCGCGCGAGGCGGACGGCAGTCAGGTCGGCTGGCCGCTCGAACCCGATGCGTTCGCGTCGCGCCCCATGCCCGAGCTTCAGCCCGGCGAGTTCATCGGCCGCGCGGTGCGCGACAGTCAACTCGCGAGCACCTTCGATCAGGCGTGGATATTCGGCCGGCACGGACGCGTGAGCCTCGATGCGGACGGCCTGCTCGCCGACCCTTCGGTGTTCGCCGCGCTCGCTCACCATCTGACGGACGGCATGCATCCGCCCGCCGACAAGGAGGCCGCAAAGACCGCGCAAGTCTTCGCGTCGCAATTGCACGAAGCCGCGCGCAAACTGCCCGCCATCCGAGGCAGAACGGCCAGCCGCTAGCTCTCGAACGAGGATTCGCGCCATGCCACGACATCAGCCGCATCTGTCCGGAGCCTCGGCGGCCCTTGCACTGTGCGTCCTCGCGGGCTGCTCGTCGCTTCAGCCGCAACCTGCGACGACCGACCAGATCCGCGACCGCGTGGTCACGGACCAGCTCGCCATGTACGACGCGCAGGAGCCGGTCAAAGGCCCCATCACGTTCTATCAAGCCTCCGCGCGGGCGTTGAAGTACAACCTCGACTACCGCCTCAAGCTGATGGAAAGCGCGCTCGCCGCGAATCTGCGCGATGTCTCGACCAACGCGCTCTTGCCGCAACTCGTGGCGTCGGCGGGTTATTCGTATCGCAGTAACGACTCGGGCGGCACGTCGATCGGCATCGAGGATCGGCAGGTGAGCTTGCGGCCGTCCACATCCGAGCAGCGCTATCACGAACTCGTGTCGCTCGGCATGACGTGGAACCTGATCGACTTCGGCATGGCGTACTACCGCACGCAGCAACGGTCGGATCAAATGCTGATGGCCGAGGAGCGCCGCCGCAAGGTCGCGCAGAACGTGCTTCAGGACGTGCGCAATGCCTACTGGCGCGCGCTGTCCGCGCAGCGCCTGAAACCCGAGGTCGATCAGTTGATCGCGCGTACCCAGTCCGCGCTGCGCAATGCGCACGAGGCGCAGGACAAGGGGCTCATGCCGCGGCAGGACGTGCTCGCCTATCAGCGCGCGCTGCTCGACGCCATTTCGCTCCTGACCGTGCGCCGGCAGGATCTGGAATTCGCGCAGGCCGAACTGGTCGCGCTGATGTCGCTGCCGCCCGGCACGCCGCTCGTGCTCGCCGATACCAACGACGGCGCGCTGCCGCTGCCGCCGCTGTCCACGCCGCAGCCGACGCTCGAACTGATCGCGTTGCAGAATCGCCCGGAAATCATGGAGGAGTGGTATCGCAAGCGGGTCAACGAGAACGACATCAAGATCGCCAAGGCTCAGTTGTGGCCGAACATCGGCATCGACATGAACGTGAACTACGACTCCAACACGTATCTCTACAACAACTACTGGGCGGCGGTAGGCGTGCGCGTGTCGCTGAACCTGTTCCGCCTGCTGCAACTGCCCGCGCTGAACGAGCAGGCGGTCTCGCAGGAGCAAACCGACAACCTGCGGCGCATGGCGCTTTCGATGGCGATTCTCACGCAGGTGCGCATCGGTTCGCTGCGCTATCAACTCGCGTTGCAGGAACTGAGCTTCGCCGACGACAGCCTGCGTGTCGATCACGATCTGCTCGACTACGCCAACGCGGCCCGCACGGCGTCGATCGGGTCCGAGCTGGAAGTGATCCGCGCCGAAGGGCGTTATCTGCTGTCGCGCTATCTCCGCGAGGCGGCGTATTCCGACTGCCAGTCGGCGTGGGGACGGCTCTACAACTCGCTCGGCTACGACGTCATGCCCGATGCCATCGCGAAAGACGATGTCGATACGCTCGCGCTCGAAATCAAGCGCACGATGACGCGGCAGGAAGAATATCTGCCGAGGCTTCCCGCCCCCGATTCGGCGGCGCCGCTCGCGCCGTTCGGACAGATGTCGCCGCCCGCGCCTTCGATCGAGCAACCGGTTGGCGCCCACCCTGCCGGAGCGAGCGATGCGATATCCGTGCGCTGAACGCTTTCTCCTTGCGGCGCTTTTGCTTTTCGCGCTGCCATGGGCGCACGCCGCAAAACCCGCAGGCGAAAATCTCGACGATCCCAACGCGATCCGCGTGCTGCTTGCGCCCAGTCTCGAAACCACGCTGTCGAGCGAGATGAACGGCACCGTCACCGATTTGCGCGCGTCGCTCGGCAAGACGATCGCGAAGAACGCCGTGATCGCGCAGATGAACTGCGCCGAAGTGCAGGCGCGCGCGAGCGTCGCGAAGGCGGAACTCAACATGGCCACGCAGAATCTCGCGGCCAAGCGCAGCCTGCGCGAACTGAAGGCCGCGGGCGACATCGAGGTTGCCATGGCGTCCACCGATGTCGAAAAAGCCAAGGGCGCGCTCTCGCTGGCGAAAGCGCAACTCGGCTATTGCCAGGTGATCGCACCGTTCAGCGGACGTATCGCGAAGGTGTATGTCAAGCCGTATCAGACCGTCAGCGCGGGCACGCCTATCGTCGATCTGGTCAGCGACGGCGCACTCAAGGTGCGGCTGAACGTGCCGTCCGCGCTGCTCGTCAGGCTGCGCTCGGGCACCCGGCTCGACATCACCATCCACGAAACCGGCAAGACGTATCCGGCGCACGTGAGCGCGGTCAACGCGCGTGTCGATGCGGTCGCGCAGACGGTCGAACTCGAAGCGCAACTCGACGGCGCGCCGCAGGACCTCGTCGCGGGCATGAGCGGCGTCGCAAGGATTCCGGCGAATCCATGAACGAACCGCGATGAACGAACCCTTTCCGCCCGCGCCGCTGCTGCTCTATCTGGACGCGCTGCGCGAGCGCGCGATGGCGGCCGAATCGGTCGACGCGCTCGCGTTCACGATGGCCAACGATCTGCACGCGGTGCAGCCCTTTCGACAGGCGCTCGTGTTCGCCGATCGCGGCAAGCATTGCGAACTCGTGTGCGCGTCCGGTCTCGCCGCGCCCGCCGAGGATTCGCCTTACCTCGTCTGGCTCGGGCGCGCGAGCGCGTGGATCGCGGCGCAGCTTGCCGGCGACGAACCGCAGTGGTTCGCCCGCGACGCCGTCGATCCGCCGCCCGATATCGCCGATGGCTGGGCCGAATGGTGGCCGAAGGGCGTCTGGTGCGTGCCGGTGCATGCGCCGAACGGCAAACGGCTCGCGCTGCTGTTCGTGCTGCTGGACGATCCGCCCGCCGAAGCCTTCGCCGCCGTGCTGCGCGGCACGGTCAGGACGTGGGGCTACTGCTGGTGGTCGCTCACGCGCCGCAGTTTGCGCTTCGGCTGGCGGCCGTCGCGCCGTCAAGTGCTCGTCACGTGCGCGGCCGTCGCGCTGGTGCTGTTCATTCCGGTGCGGCAAACGGTGCTCGCGCCCGCGGAAGTCGTCTCGGGCAACGCGCGCATCATCAGCTCGCCGATCGACGGCGTCATCGCCTCGCTCGCCGTGCGGCCCAATCAGCGCGTCGGTGCGGGCGCGCTGCTCTTCTCGCTCGACGAAACCTCCCTAAAAAGCCGTGTCGACGTATTGCAAAGACAGGTCGCCGTCGCCGATGCCGAACTCACCGCCGCGAGCCAGCGCGCCTTCGACAATGCGCAGAGCAAGAACGAACTGACCGTGCTGAACGGCGTCGCGGAACAGCGCCGCGCGGAACTCGCCGCGGTGACCGCGCAGTTGCAACGCACGCGCGTTTTCGCGCCGGAAAGCGGCGTGGCGGTGTTCAGCGACCCGAACGACTGGATCGGCAAGCCCGTCGTGACCGGCGAACGCATTCTGCAACTCGCCGATCCGGGCAAGCCCGCGATCCTGATCCATCTCGCCGTCGCGGACGCCATCGCACTCGATCCCGGCGACGAAGTCACGCTCTATCTAACCGCGTGGCCGCTTGCGCCGCTGCACGGACGCATCGTCGAGACGAGCTACGAAGCGAAGACGACGGAGGATGACATCGTCGCGTACCGGCTGCTCGCAAGCGTCGATGACGACGCGAACGCACGCGAGCATGCGCGGCTCGGCCTGCACGGCACCGCGAAGCTGTACGGCCGGCCGGTGAGCCTTGCGTACTATCTGCTGCGACGCCCGCTCGCCGCGCTGCGCGCCTGGACGGGACTGTGATGAACATCGATCCCGACGCGCCCTCGCCCGCCCTGCGCGACGACCTGCGCCTCTCGGAAGCATCGCCGGGAAGGAATGGCGAGCCCGCGTGGGTGATTCAGGATATCGTCGTGAACCGGTTTTATCGCATCGGCTGGCTGGAGTTCGAATGTCTGCTGCGCTGGGACAGGCCGCCCGCGCAGATATGCAGCGAGATCGAACGGGAGACGGCGCTGCGGCCCGTGATCGAACAGGTGATCGCGTTCCGGGCGTTCCTCGAACGGCATGGACTGCTCAAGCCGACGCCCGACACGCTCGCCCGCCTGCGCAACGCCCGGCGCGCGCAGTGGTTCACGTGGCGCTGGTGGCTGCATCACTATCTGTTCTTTCGCATTCCGCTGGTGCGCCCGCAACGCTTTCTCGCGTGGCTTGCCAAGCGCCTCGACTGGCTCTTCACGCCGGCCACGCCGATTATCGTCGTGATTGCGAGCGTCGTCGGCATCGTGCTCGTGCTTCAGCAATGGGATGTGTTCACGAAAGCCGTGGTCGAATCGTTCTCCGTCGAAGGCATGCTGAGTTTTGCGCTTGCGTTGATCGTCGCGAAGACGTTGCACGAGATGGCGCATGCGATCGTCGCGACGCGGCTCGGCTTGAAGGTCGCGCATATGGGCGTGGCGTTCGTCGTGCTATGGCCGATGCTCTACACCGACACCGGCGAAAGCTGGAAGCTCAAGCGCGCGCGCCAGCGGCTCGCGATTGCGTCGGCGGGCATTCTGTGCGAACTGTCGCTCGCGGGCCTCTCGACGCTGTGCTGGGCGTTGAGCGATCCGGGCCCGCTGCGCAACGCGTTCCTCTATCTCGCGACGACCAGTTGGGTGCTCTCGCTCGCGCTCAACGCGAGTCCGTTCATGCGCTTTGACGGGTACTTCATTTTGTCGGATCTGCTCGATTTTCCGAACCTGCATTTTCGCGCGTCCGCACTCGCGCGCGTGAGCCTGCGCCGCGCGATTCCCGGCCTCGACGATCCATGGCCCGAACCGTTCGGCGTTACGCAGCGGCGTCTGCTGATCGCGTTCGAGTTCGTGACGTGGCTTTATCGGCTCGTGCTGTTTCTCGGCATCGCGATTACCGTGTATCTGTTCTTCTTCAAGCTGCTCGGCATTCTGCTGTTTGTCGTGGAAGTGAGCTGGTTCATCGCGCTGCCGGTGTGGCGCGAGCTTGGCTACTGGTGGGCGAATCGTCGGCGCGTGACGCATGGGCGTCGACTCGTGCTCGCGATGTTCGTCGCGGCCGCGCTCGTGTTGCTCGCGCTGCCCTGGCGCACGCAGATTCACGCGGATGGCGTCGCGCGAGCCGAACACGTATTGCGCGTGTTCGTGCCGTTTCCCGCGCGCATCCAGACGATTCGGCCAGCCGGCCCGGTGGATTCCGACGCGACGCTGATGGAGATGGACGAACCCGATATCGCCGCGCGCATGCGCCGCAGCGAAGCCGGCATTCGCGGCTACGAGGGTCGGCTCGCGGGTCTCATCGCCGATGCGAACGGGCTCGACCAGCAGACCTCGGTGCGCGAGCGTTTGCGCGTGCAGTACGAGGAAACCGCCGCGGCGCACTCGGAGATCGCGCGGCTGAGCTTGCGCGCGCCGTTCGCGGGCCTATGGACCGACGTCGATCCGCAATGGCGCGCCGGGCAATGGATCAATCCGAAGATGCCAGTGGGCGTGCTGATCGATCCGCGTAGCTGGCAGGTCGACGCCTTCGTCAAACAGGACGAGGTTCAGCGCATTGCTATCGGCGACACGGCGCGCTTCTATCCGGTCGGACAGGTCGCGCCGATTGCGGGGCGCGTGCTCGCCATCGACACCACGCGCGTGCGCCAGCTCGATCATCCGATGCTCGCGTCGCGCTACAAGGGGCCGCTTGCCGTGTCGTCGGAGCGTGGCGCGCTGATTCCCAATCCGGCGCTGTTCCATGTTCTCGTCGCGCTCGATGCGCCGCCCGTCAACTTGTGGGAAACGCGCGGTCAATTGCAGATCGACGGCGCGCGCCGAAGTCTGCTGATCGAAGGCGGCACGCATGTGCTCGGCGCGTTGATTCGGCAGAGCGGGTTTTGATGTGGCACGACAGACTTGAATGTGTTGCCGGTCGACATGATCGGCAAGCGCGCGAGATCGTGAAGATCGGCGTGTTTTACGAAACAGCAGACGAGACGCTTCTTGCCAACGGTTTTGCTCCGAACCGTAACGGTGGAAATCAGGGCTTTCCGCGAAAACCAGCCTGAATTTAACTGCTCCCACATCGTATGAAGTCGATGCTGCGGCGCCATGCGTTTCAGGCGCCTGGACCCCTCGTAACGGCGTACCATTGGAACACGGCAGAAAGGTGCAACGGTTACTCGTGCTGGCACGTCTGCCGCGCCGTACGGCCTATGGCCACCGTTCATCGGATATCAAATTTAGGGCTGCAAATCCACTGATGAACCCGCAAAGCTCCTGCGCAGTGCAGTTCAGTTCAGTTCAGTTAAGTTCGATCGCATCGCCTGCCGTTCACCCGGAATTGGCTGGAATGAATGCTACCTTGAGGAAGAAAACTGGTCCGGTAAGACCTAAACGAAATCCCATGCAGCCAGTTTGCGATGCTGGCCAGCGCCCTAGGCGAAGACTCAATTGGCGCGGCGAGTACATCGGCTGCCGCAGCCCTAGGGAGTAAATGTTCATGAAGACACTGATATTACTGGCATGCGTAATGCTGTCCACGAATGCGTTTGCAGAATGTGCGACGAACGCCCGTGGCGAGACCGTCTGCGGCAACGGGCAGTCGGCCGGCGGCTATAACCGGAACACCGGTACGGCCTGGACGTCGCAGACGAACCAGAATGGAGTGCATACGACACAAACCAACCGGGGCGGCGAAGCTCAGACGAAGAACGGCAAAGGCGTGGTTCACGGCCCCGGCGGAAAAAACTGCTACCGGACCGCTAATAGTCACGGTTGCAATTGACGACTGGTGGGCAGCCAGCGTCACGTTCACCTCGATGGGCCGCTGCGAGTACCGAAACGTCGACGGATCGACGATTGGAGTGACGCCAGCGGCTCGGCGGTCCGCAAGTGGGTTGAGGCGGATGACCGGACCTGTTCGAAGCCGGAAAGTGCGATGTCGAAACACAGCGCTTCGGAGCGCTCGGGACCTTGAACTTCCGTAGTCGACCCGTATCCCCCGGTCACACTGAGATATTGAACGGCCGGTATCGGATGTGGAAACACCTTCGAGCGACGCTGTGTGGGACAGCAGGGCGACAGCAGTTGCCTCGCCAATTGTCGATCGTGCGAATCCCGAGATGTGACCGACCATCAAATGACCGACCATCAAATGCGTCAGCCATTCGAGCGTTTGAGCCGCATCGCAACTGAAAATCGCGCGGCGGGGTGAACGCTGACCGATACCTCGAAACTCTTTCCCTCCGCGTCGAGATAGCGCCGAACGATCTCGAGCGCCGCCGTCCCCTGCTCCACGCGCAGCCGCTTTGCCATCTCCTCCGACACCAGCACCGCCTGAATCCCCTGCTGGATCTCCGCGATGCTGTGCCCGTAGCGCTCCTCGATCAAGTCGCTGATCAGGCGGTCGGGCTGCTCGCGTGCGGTATCCGCCACGTTCGCATACTCGGGCGCGATGTACACGTCCGTCCATCCCACCGGCGTGCGAGCGTTTCCGCCATCGATGCGCAGGCTCGAAATGCGCAGAAACCGCGTCCCTTCCGCGCATTGCAGCGTCCCGGCGAGATCGCGGTCCGCAGCGATCACGTCTGTCGATTGCATGAGCCGCAAGTGCTCGGCTCCGAACTGGGCCAGATCGTCCACGGAGGCAAGCGTCGGCCGGAATTCATTCCGCGGGCGCGCCGACTCGACACGCGTTCCCGCGTTCTTGCGACGTGAAACCAGCCCCAGTTGCTGAAGCTCGTGCAGCGCCGCGCGCACCGTATGGCGACTCGTGCGGTAGTGATCCCGCAGTTCCAGCTCGGTCGGAAGGACAGTGCCAACGGGATAACGCCCGGAAGCAATCGCTTCAGTGAGTTCGCGCGCGATCTCCGCGAAGTGGGGTCGATTCATTGTCCTGTCTCTGAGAGTGTCTTGTTCTTTGGCTACGGGTAAATCATAGCTTGCCTCAACATGTTCGAACATAATAACCTGAATATGTCCGGACTTATTGAAGCCATTTTTTGCTTGGTCCGCCCCTACAGTTCGATATTTTCGAGGTCGCAATGACACATGTCACCGTTCCGATGGCCAGCACCGTGGTCGATTCCATCCTGTTTCGCGACGCCTTCGGAACCGCCAAGATGCGCGCGCTGTTTTCCGATCACGCGCTGGTTCAACGCTATATCGACGTCGAGGTTGCGTTGGCGAAGGCAGAAGCGCGCGTGGGCGTGATTCCGGCCGATGCGGCCGACGTGATCGCGCGTGAGTCGACGATCGAGCGCATCGATTTCGATCACATGCGTGAAGAGACCGATATCGTCGGTTATCCGATCCTGCCGCTGGTGCATCAACTGGTCGAGATGTGCGGGGACGCGGGCCGCTACGTGCATTGGGGCGCGACGACACAGGACATCATGGACACGGCGGTCGCGCTGCAAGTACGCGACGCGCTCGAATCGATCGATGGCGATATCCGCGAACTGCGCACGATTCTCGCGACGCTGGCGAAGAAGCATCGCGACACGCCGATGGCCGGCCGCACACACTTGCAGCAAGCATTGCCGGTGACGTTCGGCTACAAGGTCGCCATCTGGCTCGCGATGTTCGATCGTCATCAGGAACGCCTCGCGCAGATGCGCGAACGCGTGGCCGTCGTCGAATTCGCGGGCGCGGCGGGCACGCTCGCATCGCTCGACGACAAGGGCTTCGAAGTGCAAAAAGCGCTCGCCGAGGAGCTGAAGCTCGGCGTGCCCGCGACGACATGGCACGTTGCGCGCGACGGTTTCGCCGAAGCCGTGAATTTGCTCGCGCTCGTTACGGGCTCGCTCGGCAAGATCGCGCTCGACATCATGATCATGGCGTCGACCGAATTCGCGGAAGTCTACGAGCCCTTCGTCAAGGGACGCGGCGCGAGCAGCACGATGCCGCAGAAGCGCAATCCGATCTCGAGCGAACTCATGCTCGCCGCAGCGAAAGCCGTGCGACAGCACGCCGG is from Caballeronia insecticola and encodes:
- a CDS encoding TolC family protein; translated protein: MPRHQPHLSGASAALALCVLAGCSSLQPQPATTDQIRDRVVTDQLAMYDAQEPVKGPITFYQASARALKYNLDYRLKLMESALAANLRDVSTNALLPQLVASAGYSYRSNDSGGTSIGIEDRQVSLRPSTSEQRYHELVSLGMTWNLIDFGMAYYRTQQRSDQMLMAEERRRKVAQNVLQDVRNAYWRALSAQRLKPEVDQLIARTQSALRNAHEAQDKGLMPRQDVLAYQRALLDAISLLTVRRQDLEFAQAELVALMSLPPGTPLVLADTNDGALPLPPLSTPQPTLELIALQNRPEIMEEWYRKRVNENDIKIAKAQLWPNIGIDMNVNYDSNTYLYNNYWAAVGVRVSLNLFRLLQLPALNEQAVSQEQTDNLRRMALSMAILTQVRIGSLRYQLALQELSFADDSLRVDHDLLDYANAARTASIGSELEVIRAEGRYLLSRYLREAAYSDCQSAWGRLYNSLGYDVMPDAIAKDDVDTLALEIKRTMTRQEEYLPRLPAPDSAAPLAPFGQMSPPAPSIEQPVGAHPAGASDAISVR
- a CDS encoding efflux RND transporter periplasmic adaptor subunit, translated to MRYPCAERFLLAALLLFALPWAHAAKPAGENLDDPNAIRVLLAPSLETTLSSEMNGTVTDLRASLGKTIAKNAVIAQMNCAEVQARASVAKAELNMATQNLAAKRSLRELKAAGDIEVAMASTDVEKAKGALSLAKAQLGYCQVIAPFSGRIAKVYVKPYQTVSAGTPIVDLVSDGALKVRLNVPSALLVRLRSGTRLDITIHETGKTYPAHVSAVNARVDAVAQTVELEAQLDGAPQDLVAGMSGVARIPANP
- a CDS encoding efflux RND transporter periplasmic adaptor subunit, which produces MNEPFPPAPLLLYLDALRERAMAAESVDALAFTMANDLHAVQPFRQALVFADRGKHCELVCASGLAAPAEDSPYLVWLGRASAWIAAQLAGDEPQWFARDAVDPPPDIADGWAEWWPKGVWCVPVHAPNGKRLALLFVLLDDPPAEAFAAVLRGTVRTWGYCWWSLTRRSLRFGWRPSRRQVLVTCAAVALVLFIPVRQTVLAPAEVVSGNARIISSPIDGVIASLAVRPNQRVGAGALLFSLDETSLKSRVDVLQRQVAVADAELTAASQRAFDNAQSKNELTVLNGVAEQRRAELAAVTAQLQRTRVFAPESGVAVFSDPNDWIGKPVVTGERILQLADPGKPAILIHLAVADAIALDPGDEVTLYLTAWPLAPLHGRIVETSYEAKTTEDDIVAYRLLASVDDDANAREHARLGLHGTAKLYGRPVSLAYYLLRRPLAALRAWTGL
- a CDS encoding HlyD family efflux transporter periplasmic adaptor subunit → MNIDPDAPSPALRDDLRLSEASPGRNGEPAWVIQDIVVNRFYRIGWLEFECLLRWDRPPAQICSEIERETALRPVIEQVIAFRAFLERHGLLKPTPDTLARLRNARRAQWFTWRWWLHHYLFFRIPLVRPQRFLAWLAKRLDWLFTPATPIIVVIASVVGIVLVLQQWDVFTKAVVESFSVEGMLSFALALIVAKTLHEMAHAIVATRLGLKVAHMGVAFVVLWPMLYTDTGESWKLKRARQRLAIASAGILCELSLAGLSTLCWALSDPGPLRNAFLYLATTSWVLSLALNASPFMRFDGYFILSDLLDFPNLHFRASALARVSLRRAIPGLDDPWPEPFGVTQRRLLIAFEFVTWLYRLVLFLGIAITVYLFFFKLLGILLFVVEVSWFIALPVWRELGYWWANRRRVTHGRRLVLAMFVAAALVLLALPWRTQIHADGVARAEHVLRVFVPFPARIQTIRPAGPVDSDATLMEMDEPDIAARMRRSEAGIRGYEGRLAGLIADANGLDQQTSVRERLRVQYEETAAAHSEIARLSLRAPFAGLWTDVDPQWRAGQWINPKMPVGVLIDPRSWQVDAFVKQDEVQRIAIGDTARFYPVGQVAPIAGRVLAIDTTRVRQLDHPMLASRYKGPLAVSSERGALIPNPALFHVLVALDAPPVNLWETRGQLQIDGARRSLLIEGGTHVLGALIRQSGF
- a CDS encoding GntR family transcriptional regulator — encoded protein: MNRPHFAEIARELTEAIASGRYPVGTVLPTELELRDHYRTSRHTVRAALHELQQLGLVSRRKNAGTRVESARPRNEFRPTLASVDDLAQFGAEHLRLMQSTDVIAADRDLAGTLQCAEGTRFLRISSLRIDGGNARTPVGWTDVYIAPEYANVADTAREQPDRLISDLIEERYGHSIAEIQQGIQAVLVSEEMAKRLRVEQGTAALEIVRRYLDAEGKSFEVSVSVHPAARFSVAMRLKRSNG
- a CDS encoding class-II fumarase/aspartase family protein is translated as MTHVTVPMASTVVDSILFRDAFGTAKMRALFSDHALVQRYIDVEVALAKAEARVGVIPADAADVIARESTIERIDFDHMREETDIVGYPILPLVHQLVEMCGDAGRYVHWGATTQDIMDTAVALQVRDALESIDGDIRELRTILATLAKKHRDTPMAGRTHLQQALPVTFGYKVAIWLAMFDRHQERLAQMRERVAVVEFAGAAGTLASLDDKGFEVQKALAEELKLGVPATTWHVARDGFAEAVNLLALVTGSLGKIALDIMIMASTEFAEVYEPFVKGRGASSTMPQKRNPISSELMLAAAKAVRQHAGLMVDAMIQDFERATGPWHAEWIAIPESFILTAGALHQAKFALGGLIVDEARMKHNLGISKGLIVAEAVMMGMAPYTGRQQAHDIVYDACRTVNEQGGTLAQALAALPEVTKHFDRAAIDRMTDPANYLGLAPQMVDRAIALSSEI